CCATGGCCACGAGCTGTGAACCAAGCGGCAGATCTGCCGAATTGCCCCAGGTAACCGGTACCGAGTGGGTCAATCCGTCGATGACCAGCAACGCCAGGTCGATGTCCGCATTGGCGGCAACCACCGAGGCCGTAGCCTGGTGCCCGGTGACCGTCGTGGCGGTGATCGTTTGGGCGCCCTCAACGACATGCCAGCTCGTGACGGCGTAGCCGTCGTCGGTAACGAAGAAGCCGGAGCCGCACTGCTTCAGGTCGGTCTCGATGCGTAGCAACGACGGCTGGAGGCGCTGCACCGTGCTCGCCACGTCGCCGGTCGCCGTGACGGCAGCGAGCGACCCACCCTGGTGGAGACGCGCCTGATCGCCGACGCTGAACGGGGGCTTCGAGGTGAAGGCCGGGAATTGCTCCCAGGAGTTGCCGGGGTATTTGCGGTTGCGCAGGGTGTCGCCCAGCAAACGGAGCTTGACCGGCGAAGTCTCGGACTCCGGGTGATATTCCAGGACGGCGGCCTGGAAATACTGCCGAATGCGGCTGTCCACGGCCCGACCGGGGTCGTGCAGCACGGCCTGGTGGTGGTTGTCACGCCGTGCGTCGGACTTGGGATAGCCGAAGGAGTCCACGCCGCCAAGCCGGTGGAAGAAGTCCGCAAAACCAATTGAGACTCCCTCCACCGAAATGTTCGCCACCTTGTGGCCCCAGGGACCGAGGACTTCCCCCGGATGCGGGTTGGTGAAGTCCGGCTCAACGCCCTGGTCGATGGACCCGCCGAGGCCGCCGCCCAGATGGTCCCAGGCCAGGCGGCGCTGGAACGTGTGCCGACCGCCCTGCGGCGGCGGCTGCCAGTCGACGACGCCGCGCTGGTAGTACTGCGTCAGCGTGCCTCGGGTCTCCTCGAAGATCTCCGACGTGGGGAAGCCCCAGCGCTCGACGCCGCCGGTCCGGTCGAAGTTGGCCAGGAAATTGGCCTCGAAGGATGCGCCGTTGGTGAATGTGCCCGAGAGATTCAGGATGTTGTGCTGCAGCTCGGCGTAGTAGCGCACCGCCGTGACCTGCGCCGTGGCCGTGACGCCGAAGCCGAGCTCACGCGCGGCTGCGGGAGCCGCAGCGACCGCCGCGAGCAATAGAGCGACGGCCACAGTGATGAGACGAGTGGGGCGCAGCGGAAACGTCGCTATCTGGGAAGGGAGGGCCGATCGGCAGAGTCGGGCCGCCTAGCGTACATGCGGCAACGGCTCGATCACTAGGGTAACGACGCGGTCCGATGCCCGTCGCTTGAGCAACGCGGCTTCAGGTCGCTCCTATCGGCTCGGGCCGGCGTGGCTTCGACTCGGAAAAGGAACCGAATCACCGCCGCGCGCGCGGCGAATCGGGTTGTGCGTCCGGCGCTACAGGTCCTCGAACGCGACGTTGGCGGCGTGGACCTCGTCGGCGCAGGCGCGGTCGATGGGGACCGGCGTGGGCAGGTTGTTCTTGGCGATGTAGCCCTTGTCGGCCAGCCAAGCCTCGACCTCTTCGCCGCTGACGTCGGCCAGCATGCGGCCGTCCACCACCACGCACGGCGACAGCGGCTGCCCGCTCTTGATCACCATCTCGTGGTAGTTCGTCGGGCTGTTGATGATGTCCTTGTCCTCGTAGCCGAGGTCGTATTTGTCGAGGACGGCGCGGACGCCGGCGCTCCAGCCGCAGACGGGCTTGAGGTACGCCACGATCTCAGGCGTTGACTGCGTTGCCATGGTTTGTCTCCAGGAAAGTCCCGGCGGTGCGGGAAGGTCGTCTCCCAATTGTGTCAAATCGGGGCCGCAGTCGGTAATGGCGGGGAGTCCGGTCTTGGTTCGACCGGCTCACCACGAACGGCGGGCGGCCCTGCCGGCCCAAGCACCCGGCACCCGAGCCACTGCCGCCGTCGGTCATACTGGCGCGAACGAAAGGGGAGCATCGACATGGCAAGACTCAACCTCGGCGATGCGTTTCCAGCGCTGGAGGGTGTGCTGGGCGACGGCACGCCGTTCCGAATCCCCAATGATCTGGGGGACCGGCGCACGGCGTTGCTGTTCTACCGCGGCCACTGGTGATCGCACTGTCGCCGGCAGTTGGCCGGCTACAACTGGCTGCTCGACACCCTTGACGCGATCGGCGTCGACGTGGTGGGACTCTCCGTCGATCCGCGCGAGGACATCGCGGCGCTGACGGAGCGCCTGGGGCTCGAGTTCCCACTGGTGGGCGAGTTGGCCTATCCGGACGCCCCCGACGCGGTGGGCGCCTACCGTTTTGAGCGCCGCCGGGCCTTCCAGGCCACGGCCTTCGTGCTGGACGCCGATCGCCGCGTCGAGGCGGCCGTCTACTCGGCCACCAACGCCGGCCGCCTCACGCCCGAAGAGCTGATGCGCACCTACGGCTGACCCCGCGTCAGCCCGCGAGGTGCGGGTTCACCGAGCCCCAATCGGCGACGGCCGGGATCAGGCCCATGCCAATCGTCTCGTCGCGCAGGTGCTGGAGGTGCGCGTAGGCGGCGTCGAGCTCCGCGCGCTCGTCCGCGTCGCCTTCGGGCAGGCGCCAGGCGACCCCGCCCGGACCGAGCGTCGTGGGCATGGCCATCATCACGTTTGTGTACGGCTCGCCGGTCACGAAGGCCCCGCAGGGCCACTCGAACGGCTCGCCGCCGCAGGCCGCGCGCACCATCATCGCGGTGAGGTGCGCCGGCGACTGGAACGACGAGCGCCCCCGCAACTTGATGACGCGCGCGCCGCCGCCGAGCACGTGCTCGCGGATCTCCTGCCATCCCTCGGCGTCCAGCCCCACGCCATTGGCCGCAGCGCCGCCGTTGACAATGTCGTTGAGCGGCACGCCGTCGATCTGGATCGCGCCCTTGTAGAGCGCCATCTCCTGGCCGTGGCCGCCGTAGGTGCGGCAGCCGTCCACACGGTGCTGCGCCACGCCGAAATGTTGCGCCAGACGCGTCTGCAGACGGGTGCTGTCAAGGGCCGCCAGCGTGGTCACGCGCTGCGGCGGCAGGCCCGAGTGCACCAGCGTCACCAGCC
The genomic region above belongs to Chloroflexota bacterium and contains:
- a CDS encoding S1C family serine protease → MAVALLLAAVAAAPAAARELGFGVTATAQVTAVRYYAELQHNILNLSGTFTNGASFEANFLANFDRTGGVERWGFPTSEIFEETRGTLTQYYQRGVVDWQPPPQGGRHTFQRRLAWDHLGGGLGGSIDQGVEPDFTNPHPGEVLGPWGHKVANISVEGVSIGFADFFHRLGGVDSFGYPKSDARRDNHHQAVLHDPGRAVDSRIRQYFQAAVLEYHPESETSPVKLRLLGDTLRNRKYPGNSWEQFPAFTSKPPFSVGDQARLHQGGSLAAVTATGDVASTVQRLQPSLLRIETDLKQCGSGFFVTDDGYAVTSWHVVEGAQTITATTVTGHQATASVVAANADIDLALLVIDGLTHSVPVTWGNSADLPLGSQLVAMGHGATLTGKDSPCAASPTVTTGLLSNRISVPGGKYLQTDAALNPGNSGGPVATLDGHVVGITVGSLSDLQNTNFLIPSERARPLIDSWLETISSGGATSLPPPRPILLFSRAHIDCQDSYETELTPASAFGRELMLQATVVLHQNPGRQVPIVDINLRSAYEGWENHDRIGIGIHGRPDTSGTESFGLTWGRFSNGRYDIIQEWPWGQIPDIDYGRPFAVRFTYRDGWAGLAINGVTVAAAEDLPYGAEALVSLECKNWGEGGSVTFTNVWVQGYPL
- a CDS encoding glutaredoxin encodes the protein MATQSTPEIVAYLKPVCGWSAGVRAVLDKYDLGYEDKDIINSPTNYHEMVIKSGQPLSPCVVVDGRMLADVSGEEVEAWLADKGYIAKNNLPTPVPIDRACADEVHAANVAFEDL
- a CDS encoding malate dehydrogenase, with protein sequence MSYLTTDKVAVMGAAGAVGSNLVQALLSTGTANTVAMYDPFGPGLEGAAEEIYHCAFPGADVTWTTDAGEALDGAAFVLSSGGAPRREGMTREDLLRGNAEIAAQLGKDISQHAPEAKLVVIVFNPADITGLVTLVHSGLPPQRVTTLAALDSTRLQTRLAQHFGVAQHRVDGCRTYGGHGQEMALYKGAIQIDGVPLNDIVNGGAAANGVGLDAEGWQEIREHVLGGGARVIKLRGRSSFQSPAHLTAMMVRAACGGEPFEWPCGAFVTGEPYTNVMMAMPTTLGPGGVAWRLPEGDADERAELDAAYAHLQHLRDETIGMGLIPAVADWGSVNPHLAG